In Hippoglossus stenolepis isolate QCI-W04-F060 chromosome 5, HSTE1.2, whole genome shotgun sequence, one genomic interval encodes:
- the sin3aa gene encoding SIN3 transcription regulator family member Aa isoform X1 gives MKRRLEDQETVFASQQRRLAGNAEAFQHRVLAPAPAPAVYEAVSDNMQPTAGVQYSVPQGYQVPTVAQNSGGHGHPPSPAVHGGSHHHSPAVQPHGPSVMSGHGHTAAPQASAQGQQQFQRLKVEDALSYLDQVKLQFGNHPQVYNDFLDIMKEFKSQSIDTPGVISRVSQLFKGHPDLIMGFNTFLPPGYKIEVQNNDLVNVTTPGQIHHITPHGISVQNIPLTGTNTQHQAQLPSAPTTTAPPLLTQSTPAKMSKPLQPQALTPSSQSNPSIPAYTSPRSPPMQLHPPLSGTPTGPPMQNNQPVEFNHAINYVNKIKNRFQGQPDIYKAFLEILHTYQKEQRNAKEAGGNYTPALTEQEVYAQVARLFKNQEDLLSEFGQFLPDANSSLLLNKTTAEKAESVRNDHGGTAKKMQLNNKQRPNQNGCQIRRHPTPGSTPPVKKKPKLLNLKDSSVTEANKHGVGTESLFFEKVRKALRSAEAYDNFLRCLVIFNQEVISRAELVQLVLPFLGKFPELFNWFKNFLGYREMSHIETYPKERATEGIAMEIDYASCKRLGSSYRALPKSYQQPKCTGRTPLCKEVLNDTWVSFPSWSEDSTFVSSKKTQYEEHIYRCEDERFELDVVLETNLATIRALETVQRKLSRMSAEEQAKFRLDNTLGGSSEVVHRKAIQRIYGDKAPDIIDGLKKNPAASVPLVLKRLKTKEDEWREAQRGFNKIWRETNEKYYLKSLDHQGINFKQNDTKVLRSKSLLNEIESIYDERQEQASEENTGPPIGPHLTLAYEDSQILEDAAALIIHHVKRQTSIQKEEKYKIKQIIYHFVPDMLFSQRGELSEVEEEEEEEEEEMDLEEGASKKHNGVPGSGSPSKSKLLFSNTAAQKLRGCDDAYNLFYVNNNWYIFLRLHQTLCSRLLRLYGQAERQIEEEVRERDWEKEVLGLKKEKNDNPAIQLRLKEPMEIEVEDYYSAFLEMVRNHLDGNMDASQYEDSLREMFTINAYIAFTMDKLIQSIVRQLQHMVSDEICVQVTDLYLAESANGASGGTMSTQSSRSSAESMYQRKAEQLMSDENCFKVMFLRNRGQVQLMVELLDTEEENSDEPMEAERWSDYVGRYLNPDSTTPELREHLAQKPVFLTRNLRRIRKYQKGREQLDKEACEGGKKSLEKEKMECMFKLNSYKMVYVFKSEDYMYRRTALLRAHQSHERVSTRLHNRFQAWVDAWAKVNVTRDMGSETNKWLMGERREGLLPCTTARHPEVVHFVNINKYRVKYGTASKTP, from the exons ATGAAGCGGCGACTGGAGGATCAGGAAACAGTTTTTGCATCGCAGCAGCGGCGCCTCGCCGGCAACGCGGAGGCTTTCCAGCATCGTGTCCTGGCCCCTGCTCCAGCCCCAGCTGTGTATGAGGCCGTGTCCGACAACATGCAGCCCACAGCAGGTGTCCAGTACTCCGTCCCCCAGGGATATCAG GTTCCCACCGTGGCCCAGAACAGCGGTGGGCATGGGCACCCCCCGAGCCCAGCAGTCCATGGGGGGTCCCACCACCACAGCCCGGCAGTGCAACCCCATGGGCCCTCGGTGATGTCGGGACACGGCCATACGGCTGCTCCTCAAGCCTCAGCTCAGGGCCAGCAGCAGTTTCAGAGGCTCAAG GTGGAAGATGCTTTGTCTTACTTGGATCAAGTGAAACTACAGTTTGGCAACCATCCTCAGGTCTACAATGACTTTTTGGACATAATGAAAGAGTTCAAGTCTCAAAG TATTGACACTCCAGGGGTCATCAGCAGAGTGTCGCAGCTGTTCAAAGGTCACCCCGACCTCATCATGGGCTTCAACACCTTCCTGCCGCCAGGCTACAAGATCGAGGTCCAGAACAATGACTTGGTGAACGTGACGACACCGGGTCAAATCCACCACATCACCCCGCACGGCATTTCAGTCCAGAACATCCCCTTAACAGGAACAAATACCCAACACCAGGCACAGCTGCCGTCTGCACCAACCACCACCGCTCCACCCCTTCTCACACAGTCTACCCCTGCCAAGATGAGCAAG CCTCTCCAGCCCCAGGCCTTGACACCGAGCAGCCAGAGCAATCCGTCCATCCCTGCGTACACCTCTCCCCGCTCCCCGCCCATGCAGCTCCACCCACCACTCAGCGGGACCCCCACCGGTCCACCCATGCAGAACAACCAGCCTGTGGAGTTCAACCACGCCATCAACTACGTCAACAAGATCAAGAACCGCTTTCAGGGCCAGCCCGACATTTACAAAGCGTTCCTGGAGATCCTGCACACGTACCAG AAGGAGCAGCGTAACGCAAAGGAGGCTGGAGGGAACTACACACCGGCTCTGACGGAGCAGGAGGTGTACGCTCAGGTAGCCAGGCTCTTCAAGAACCAAGAGGACCTGCTATCAGAGTTTGGGCAGTTTCTACCTGATGCCAACAGTTCATTG CTGTTAAATAAGACCACAGCTGAGAAGGCAGAGTCTGTACGGAACGACCACGGTGGCACCGCCAAAAAGATGCAGCTCAACAACAAACAGAGGCCCAATCAGAACGGCTGTCAGATCCGACGGCATCCAACTCCTGGGTCCACACCACCTGTTAAG AAGAAGCCCAAGTTACTGAATTTGAAAGATTCTTCAGTCACAGAAGCCAACAAGCATGGAGTCGGCACAGAATCTCTGTTCTTTGAGAAG GTGCGCAAAGCCTTGCGAAGTGCGGAGGCTTATGACAACTTCCTGCGGTGTCTGGTCATCTTTAATCAGGAGGTGATCTCCAGGGCTGAACTGGTGCAGCTGGTGCTGCCCTTCTTGGG AAAATTCCCAGAGCTGTTCAACTGGTTTAAGAACTTCTTGGGATATCGGGAAATGTCCCACATCGAAACATACCCAAAGGAACGGGCCACCGAGGGCATCGCCATGGAGATCGATTATGCCTCCTGTAAGAGACTAGGCTCCAGTTACAGAGCTCTGCCCAAAAGCTACCAGCAGCCCAAATGCACTGGGAGAACTCCACTTTGTaaagag GTCCTAAATGACACCTGGGTGTCCTTCCCCTCCTGGTCTGAGGACTCAACGTTTGTCAGCTCCAAGAAGACCCAGTACGAGGAGCATATCTACAGATGTGAGGACGAGCGCTTTGAG TTGGATGTTGTATTGGAAACCAACCTGGCCACCATCAGAGCCTTGGAAACGGTGCAACGCAAGTTGTCCCGCATGTCTGCTGAGGAGCAGGCCAAGTTCCGCTTGGACAACACACTGGGTGGCTCCTCTGAGGTTGTTCACCGCAAGGCCATCCAGAGGATATACGGAGACAAAGCGCCTGACATCATCGACGGTCTTAAGAAAAACCCTGCAGCTTCTGTTCCCCTCGTGTTAAAGAG GTTAAAGACAAAGGAGGACGAGTGGCGGGAAGCCCAGCGAGGCTTCAACAAGATATGGAGGGAGACGAACGAGAAGTATTACCTCAAGTCTCTCGACCATCAAGGCATCAACTTCAAACAGAATGACACCAAAGTGCTTCGATCCAAGTCCCTGCTAAATGAAATCGAAAGCATCTATGATGAg CGCCAGGAGCAGGCCTCAGAGGAAAACACCGGTCCACCCATAGGACCTCACCTGACACTGGCCTATGAGGACAGTCAGATCCTGGAGGACGCAGCAGCACTCATCATCCACCATGTCAAGCGGCAGACGAGCATTCAGAAGGAGGAAAAATACAAGATCAAACAGATCATCTACCACTTTGTCCCCGACATGCTGTTCTCCCAGCGCGGCGAGCTCTCggaggtagaggaggaagaggaggaggaggaggaggagatggatcTGGAGGAAGGAGCTTCCAAAAAGCACAACGGCGTCCCCGGCAGCGGGAGCCCCTCCAAGTCCAAGTTGCTTTTCAGCAACACGGCAGCGCAGAAGCTGCGCGGCTGCGACGACGCCTACAACCTCTTCTACGTCAACAACAACTGGTACATCTTCCTGCGACTGCACCAGACGCTGTGCTCGCGCCTGCTGAGGCTGTACGGGCAGGCTGAGCGACAGATcgaggaggaggtcagagaaCGAGACTGGGAGAAGGAGGTCCTGGGACTCAAGAAGGAGAAGAACGACAATCCAGCCATCCAGCTGAGACTGAAGGAGCCCA TGGAAATTGAGGTGGAGGATTACTACTCAGCCTTCTTGGAGATGGTTAGAAATCATCTGGATGGAAACATGGACGCTTCTCAGTACGAGGACTCTCTGAGGGAAATGTTCACCATCAACGCCTACATCGCCTTCACAATGGACAAGCTCATCCAAAGCATCGTCCGGCAG CTTCAGCACATGGTGAGCGACGAGATCTGCGTCCAAGTCACAGACCTCTACCTGGCAGAGAGCGCCAACGGGGCCAGCGGAGGAACCATGTCCACCCAGTCTTCAAGGAGCTCTGCTGAGTCCATGTACCAGCGGAAAGCTGAACAGCTTATGTCTGACGAGAACTGCTTCAAG GTGATGTTTTTGAGAAACCGGGGGCAGGTGCAGCTCATGGTGGAGCTActggacacagaggaggagaactCAGACGAGCCCATGGAGGCTGAG cGTTGGTCGGATTATGTTGGACGCTACTTAAACCCAGACTCCACCACGCCTGAGTTGAGGGAGCACCTCGCTCAGAAGCCCGTTTTTCTTACCAG GAATTTGAGACGGATCAGAAAGTACCAGAAAGGCCGAGAGCAGCTGGACAAGGAGGCCTGCGAGGGCGGCAAGAAATCcctggaaaaagagaaaatggagtGTATGTTCAAGCTCAACTCTTATAAGATGGTCTACGTCTTCAAGTCGGAGGATTATATGTACCGACGCACTGCCCTGCTGCGAGCTCACCAG TCACATGAGAGGGTGAGCACGCGGCTGCACAATCGCTTCCAGGCCTGGGTGGATGCCTGGGCCAAGGTGAACGTCACCCGTGACATGGGCTCCGAGACCAACAAGTGGCTGATGGGTGAACGGCGTGAAGGCCTATTACCTTGCACCACCGCCCGCCACCCCGAGGTTGTACACTTCGTGAACATCAACAAGTACCGCGTCAAATACGGCACAGCCAGCAAAACGCCGTAG
- the sin3aa gene encoding SIN3 transcription regulator family member Aa isoform X2 — protein sequence MKRRLEDQETVFASQQRRLAGNAEAFQHRVLAPAPAPAVYEAVSDNMQPTAGVQYSVPQGYQVPTVAQNSGGHGHPPSPAVHGGSHHHSPAVQPHGPSVMSGHGHTAAPQASAQGQQQFQRLKVEDALSYLDQVKLQFGNHPQVYNDFLDIMKEFKSQSIDTPGVISRVSQLFKGHPDLIMGFNTFLPPGYKIEVQNNDLVNVTTPGQIHHITPHGISVQNIPLTGTNTQHQAQLPSAPTTTAPPLLTQSTPAKMSKPLQPQALTPSSQSNPSIPAYTSPRSPPMQLHPPLSGTPTGPPMQNNQPVEFNHAINYVNKIKNRFQGQPDIYKAFLEILHTYQKEQRNAKEAGGNYTPALTEQEVYAQVARLFKNQEDLLSEFGQFLPDANSSLLLNKTTAEKAESVRNDHGGTAKKMQLNNKQRPNQNGCQIRRHPTPGSTPPVKKPKLLNLKDSSVTEANKHGVGTESLFFEKVRKALRSAEAYDNFLRCLVIFNQEVISRAELVQLVLPFLGKFPELFNWFKNFLGYREMSHIETYPKERATEGIAMEIDYASCKRLGSSYRALPKSYQQPKCTGRTPLCKEVLNDTWVSFPSWSEDSTFVSSKKTQYEEHIYRCEDERFELDVVLETNLATIRALETVQRKLSRMSAEEQAKFRLDNTLGGSSEVVHRKAIQRIYGDKAPDIIDGLKKNPAASVPLVLKRLKTKEDEWREAQRGFNKIWRETNEKYYLKSLDHQGINFKQNDTKVLRSKSLLNEIESIYDERQEQASEENTGPPIGPHLTLAYEDSQILEDAAALIIHHVKRQTSIQKEEKYKIKQIIYHFVPDMLFSQRGELSEVEEEEEEEEEEMDLEEGASKKHNGVPGSGSPSKSKLLFSNTAAQKLRGCDDAYNLFYVNNNWYIFLRLHQTLCSRLLRLYGQAERQIEEEVRERDWEKEVLGLKKEKNDNPAIQLRLKEPMEIEVEDYYSAFLEMVRNHLDGNMDASQYEDSLREMFTINAYIAFTMDKLIQSIVRQLQHMVSDEICVQVTDLYLAESANGASGGTMSTQSSRSSAESMYQRKAEQLMSDENCFKVMFLRNRGQVQLMVELLDTEEENSDEPMEAERWSDYVGRYLNPDSTTPELREHLAQKPVFLTRNLRRIRKYQKGREQLDKEACEGGKKSLEKEKMECMFKLNSYKMVYVFKSEDYMYRRTALLRAHQSHERVSTRLHNRFQAWVDAWAKVNVTRDMGSETNKWLMGERREGLLPCTTARHPEVVHFVNINKYRVKYGTASKTP from the exons ATGAAGCGGCGACTGGAGGATCAGGAAACAGTTTTTGCATCGCAGCAGCGGCGCCTCGCCGGCAACGCGGAGGCTTTCCAGCATCGTGTCCTGGCCCCTGCTCCAGCCCCAGCTGTGTATGAGGCCGTGTCCGACAACATGCAGCCCACAGCAGGTGTCCAGTACTCCGTCCCCCAGGGATATCAG GTTCCCACCGTGGCCCAGAACAGCGGTGGGCATGGGCACCCCCCGAGCCCAGCAGTCCATGGGGGGTCCCACCACCACAGCCCGGCAGTGCAACCCCATGGGCCCTCGGTGATGTCGGGACACGGCCATACGGCTGCTCCTCAAGCCTCAGCTCAGGGCCAGCAGCAGTTTCAGAGGCTCAAG GTGGAAGATGCTTTGTCTTACTTGGATCAAGTGAAACTACAGTTTGGCAACCATCCTCAGGTCTACAATGACTTTTTGGACATAATGAAAGAGTTCAAGTCTCAAAG TATTGACACTCCAGGGGTCATCAGCAGAGTGTCGCAGCTGTTCAAAGGTCACCCCGACCTCATCATGGGCTTCAACACCTTCCTGCCGCCAGGCTACAAGATCGAGGTCCAGAACAATGACTTGGTGAACGTGACGACACCGGGTCAAATCCACCACATCACCCCGCACGGCATTTCAGTCCAGAACATCCCCTTAACAGGAACAAATACCCAACACCAGGCACAGCTGCCGTCTGCACCAACCACCACCGCTCCACCCCTTCTCACACAGTCTACCCCTGCCAAGATGAGCAAG CCTCTCCAGCCCCAGGCCTTGACACCGAGCAGCCAGAGCAATCCGTCCATCCCTGCGTACACCTCTCCCCGCTCCCCGCCCATGCAGCTCCACCCACCACTCAGCGGGACCCCCACCGGTCCACCCATGCAGAACAACCAGCCTGTGGAGTTCAACCACGCCATCAACTACGTCAACAAGATCAAGAACCGCTTTCAGGGCCAGCCCGACATTTACAAAGCGTTCCTGGAGATCCTGCACACGTACCAG AAGGAGCAGCGTAACGCAAAGGAGGCTGGAGGGAACTACACACCGGCTCTGACGGAGCAGGAGGTGTACGCTCAGGTAGCCAGGCTCTTCAAGAACCAAGAGGACCTGCTATCAGAGTTTGGGCAGTTTCTACCTGATGCCAACAGTTCATTG CTGTTAAATAAGACCACAGCTGAGAAGGCAGAGTCTGTACGGAACGACCACGGTGGCACCGCCAAAAAGATGCAGCTCAACAACAAACAGAGGCCCAATCAGAACGGCTGTCAGATCCGACGGCATCCAACTCCTGGGTCCACACCACCTGTTAAG AAGCCCAAGTTACTGAATTTGAAAGATTCTTCAGTCACAGAAGCCAACAAGCATGGAGTCGGCACAGAATCTCTGTTCTTTGAGAAG GTGCGCAAAGCCTTGCGAAGTGCGGAGGCTTATGACAACTTCCTGCGGTGTCTGGTCATCTTTAATCAGGAGGTGATCTCCAGGGCTGAACTGGTGCAGCTGGTGCTGCCCTTCTTGGG AAAATTCCCAGAGCTGTTCAACTGGTTTAAGAACTTCTTGGGATATCGGGAAATGTCCCACATCGAAACATACCCAAAGGAACGGGCCACCGAGGGCATCGCCATGGAGATCGATTATGCCTCCTGTAAGAGACTAGGCTCCAGTTACAGAGCTCTGCCCAAAAGCTACCAGCAGCCCAAATGCACTGGGAGAACTCCACTTTGTaaagag GTCCTAAATGACACCTGGGTGTCCTTCCCCTCCTGGTCTGAGGACTCAACGTTTGTCAGCTCCAAGAAGACCCAGTACGAGGAGCATATCTACAGATGTGAGGACGAGCGCTTTGAG TTGGATGTTGTATTGGAAACCAACCTGGCCACCATCAGAGCCTTGGAAACGGTGCAACGCAAGTTGTCCCGCATGTCTGCTGAGGAGCAGGCCAAGTTCCGCTTGGACAACACACTGGGTGGCTCCTCTGAGGTTGTTCACCGCAAGGCCATCCAGAGGATATACGGAGACAAAGCGCCTGACATCATCGACGGTCTTAAGAAAAACCCTGCAGCTTCTGTTCCCCTCGTGTTAAAGAG GTTAAAGACAAAGGAGGACGAGTGGCGGGAAGCCCAGCGAGGCTTCAACAAGATATGGAGGGAGACGAACGAGAAGTATTACCTCAAGTCTCTCGACCATCAAGGCATCAACTTCAAACAGAATGACACCAAAGTGCTTCGATCCAAGTCCCTGCTAAATGAAATCGAAAGCATCTATGATGAg CGCCAGGAGCAGGCCTCAGAGGAAAACACCGGTCCACCCATAGGACCTCACCTGACACTGGCCTATGAGGACAGTCAGATCCTGGAGGACGCAGCAGCACTCATCATCCACCATGTCAAGCGGCAGACGAGCATTCAGAAGGAGGAAAAATACAAGATCAAACAGATCATCTACCACTTTGTCCCCGACATGCTGTTCTCCCAGCGCGGCGAGCTCTCggaggtagaggaggaagaggaggaggaggaggaggagatggatcTGGAGGAAGGAGCTTCCAAAAAGCACAACGGCGTCCCCGGCAGCGGGAGCCCCTCCAAGTCCAAGTTGCTTTTCAGCAACACGGCAGCGCAGAAGCTGCGCGGCTGCGACGACGCCTACAACCTCTTCTACGTCAACAACAACTGGTACATCTTCCTGCGACTGCACCAGACGCTGTGCTCGCGCCTGCTGAGGCTGTACGGGCAGGCTGAGCGACAGATcgaggaggaggtcagagaaCGAGACTGGGAGAAGGAGGTCCTGGGACTCAAGAAGGAGAAGAACGACAATCCAGCCATCCAGCTGAGACTGAAGGAGCCCA TGGAAATTGAGGTGGAGGATTACTACTCAGCCTTCTTGGAGATGGTTAGAAATCATCTGGATGGAAACATGGACGCTTCTCAGTACGAGGACTCTCTGAGGGAAATGTTCACCATCAACGCCTACATCGCCTTCACAATGGACAAGCTCATCCAAAGCATCGTCCGGCAG CTTCAGCACATGGTGAGCGACGAGATCTGCGTCCAAGTCACAGACCTCTACCTGGCAGAGAGCGCCAACGGGGCCAGCGGAGGAACCATGTCCACCCAGTCTTCAAGGAGCTCTGCTGAGTCCATGTACCAGCGGAAAGCTGAACAGCTTATGTCTGACGAGAACTGCTTCAAG GTGATGTTTTTGAGAAACCGGGGGCAGGTGCAGCTCATGGTGGAGCTActggacacagaggaggagaactCAGACGAGCCCATGGAGGCTGAG cGTTGGTCGGATTATGTTGGACGCTACTTAAACCCAGACTCCACCACGCCTGAGTTGAGGGAGCACCTCGCTCAGAAGCCCGTTTTTCTTACCAG GAATTTGAGACGGATCAGAAAGTACCAGAAAGGCCGAGAGCAGCTGGACAAGGAGGCCTGCGAGGGCGGCAAGAAATCcctggaaaaagagaaaatggagtGTATGTTCAAGCTCAACTCTTATAAGATGGTCTACGTCTTCAAGTCGGAGGATTATATGTACCGACGCACTGCCCTGCTGCGAGCTCACCAG TCACATGAGAGGGTGAGCACGCGGCTGCACAATCGCTTCCAGGCCTGGGTGGATGCCTGGGCCAAGGTGAACGTCACCCGTGACATGGGCTCCGAGACCAACAAGTGGCTGATGGGTGAACGGCGTGAAGGCCTATTACCTTGCACCACCGCCCGCCACCCCGAGGTTGTACACTTCGTGAACATCAACAAGTACCGCGTCAAATACGGCACAGCCAGCAAAACGCCGTAG